In Trichoderma atroviride chromosome 2, complete sequence, one DNA window encodes the following:
- a CDS encoding uncharacterized protein (EggNog:ENOG41~antiSMASH:Cluster_2.5~CAZy:CE4~SMCOG1235:polysaccharide deacetylase) yields the protein MPRLNLFRLPTTVRRRVRRNRLTMQGLLVLLVLLLALPLYSVYCVYKPPRFLIGYLRNKFPDVLFEVPVPATRKVIALSLDDAPSAHTGEIMQVLRENDAHATFFVIGGQVEGREATLRKLVAQGHELGNHAMRDEPSRGLSNDELESQVKEVKAMLTKAYEAEGKILPNNYFRPGSGLFNRRMRDLLGNRGFRIVLGSIYPHDPQIPYPNVNARHILSMAHPGAIIICHDRRGWTAPMLRIVLPELKRQGYEIVTITDLVTSVEPLGGRQAMQFGELKP from the coding sequence atgccACGCCTCAACCTCTTCCGCCTGCCGACCACCGTCCGGCGCCGGGTCCGACGAAACCGCCTCACCATGCAGGGCCtcctggtgctgctggtgctgctgctcgcccTGCCGCTCTACTCCGTCTACTGCGTCTACAAGCCGCCGCGCTTCCTCATCGGCTACCTGCGCAACAAGTTCCCCGACGTGCTCTTCGAGGTGCCCGTGCCCGCGACCCGCAAAGTCATTGCCCTGTCGCTCGACGACGCCCCCTCGGCGCACACCGGCGAGATCATGCAGGTCCTGCGGGAGAATGACGCGCACGCCACCTTCTTCGTCATTGGCGGCCAGGTCGAGGGCAGGGAGGCTACGCTGCGCAAGCTGGTTGCGCAGGGGCACGAGCTGGGCAACCATGCGATGCGCGACGAGCCGTCGAGGGGGTTGAGCAAtgacgagctggagagccAGGTGAAGGAGGTCAAAGCCATGCTGACGAAGGCGTACGAGGCCGAGGGCAAGATCCTGCCGAACAACTACTTCCGCCCGGGGTCGGGCTTGTTCAATCGACGGATGAGAGATTTGCTCGGCAATAGAGGGTTCAGGATCGTTTTGGGGAGCATATACCCGCACGACCCGCAGATTCCGTATCCGAATGTCAATGCCAGGCATATTCTGAGCATGGCGCACCCCGGAGCGATTATCATATGCCATGACAGGAGGGGGTGGACGGCTCCCATGCTGCGAATCGTGCTGCCCGAGTTGAAGCGCCAGGGATACGAGATTGTCACAATCACGGACCTAGTGACGTCTGTTGAGCCATTGGGCGGCCGGCAAGCGATGCAGTTTGGAGAGTTGAAGCCTTGA
- a CDS encoding uncharacterized protein (antiSMASH:Cluster_2.5~SMCOG1168:O-succinylhomoserine sulfhydrylase): MGNSDEYVPDIAALSLASRAVHADARIDGHPAIAPGLHTSTTFRYPNDPERLRPVAEVDTTKPIDFHIYSRHSSPNMARFEALLTSIIGQQAIVYGSGMAAFHALMTHLNPKKVAIGDGYHGCHGVLKIFGRLTGLKKLPLDCDLSELGPGDVIHVETPLNPTGEARDLKYYADRAHSVGAYLTVDATFAPPPLLDPFAWGADIVMHSGTKYIGGHSDLLCGILAVNPKHKTWISDLLADRLLMGSVIGSLEGWLGMRSLRTLELRVNRQSTTAAALVAWLAEQAKDSATAAGKTVARIQHASLQPEASQEGSWLRQQMPNGYGPVFAITLKNKEMARRFPGKLGLFQHATSLGGVESLIEWRAMTDATVDQSLLRLSVGVESVEDLKADLQHGFEALVKEGL; the protein is encoded by the exons ATGGGAAACTCGGACGAATACGTGCCAGACATTGCGGCGCTGTCGCTCGCATCCCGGGCGGTGCATGCCGATGCCCGCATCGACGGCCATCCGGCCATTGCGCCGGGTCTGCACACAAGCACGACCTTTCGGTATCCCAATGACCCGGAGAGGCTCAGGCCCGTCGCGGAGGTCGAT ACCACCAAGCCCATCGACTTCCACATCTACTCGCGCCATTCGAGCCCCAACATGGCTCGCTTCGAAGCCCTCCTCACATCCATCATTGGCCAGCAGGCCATCGTGTATGGATCTGGCATGGCTGCGTTCCATGCCCTGATGACCCATCTTAACCCCAAGAAGGTGGCCATTGGAGACGGCTAtcatggctgccatggcgtcTTGAAGATCTTTGGACGACTGACgggcttgaagaagctgccgctggatTGCGATCTTTCCGAGCTGGGGCCCGGAGATGTTATCCATGTCGAGACGCCGTTGAATCCCACGGGCGAGGCGCGGGATCTCAAGTACTATGCCGATAGAGCGCACTCGGTGGGCGCATATCTAACCGTAGACGCCACCTTTGcgccgccaccgctgctGGACCCTTTTGCCTGGGGAGCAGACATTGTGATGCACAGCGGCACAAAGTACATTGGCGGCCACTCCGACTTGCTCTGCGGCATCCTCGCTGTCAACCCCAAGCACAAGACCTGGATCAGCGACCTACTCGCCGACCGCCTCCTCATGGGCTCCGTCATCGGCAGCCTCGAGGGCTGGCTCGGCATGCGCTCCCTGCGGACGCTCGAGCTGCGCGTCAACCGCCAGAGCACCACAGCCGCGGCGCTCGTCGCATGGCTCGCAGAACAGGCCAAGGACTCGGCCACGGCCGCGGGGAAGACGGTTGCGCGCATCCAGCACGCGAGCCTGCAGCCCGAGGCCTCGCAGGAGGGCAGCTGGCTGCGGCAGCAGATGCCCAACGGCTACGGGCCGGTGTTTGCCATTACGCTGAAGAATAaggagatggcgaggaggTTCCCCGGCAAGCTGGGGCTGTTCCAGCACGCGACGAGCTTGGGCGGCGTCGAGAGCTTGATTGAGTGGCGGGCCATGACGGATGCGACTGTTGACCAGAGTTTGCTGAGGTTGAGTGTTGGGGTGGAGAGTGTGGAGGATCTGAAGGCGGATTTGCAGCATGGGTTCGAGGCTTTGGTGAAGGAGGGGTTGTAA
- a CDS encoding uncharacterized protein (EggNog:ENOG41) — protein sequence MSEAAAAAPAKKKLPFKPTALRKAVPQSKPDDSVKNGKRKEGSDDEDDDGLGLFRQSREMESIVAAERARKLRKKQKQAEERRLSDTGRRLLDSDEEGPSALPVAAKTTQATPVDESLTMDEDSVSRKLATPPSSKRSRGDSEQGSRSSKRQRSAVEPMDDDPFNDSPSQSTLPNSNTATPSKRPKRQSVMPIEAPIISLDSGSDSDSDFDGGNAGTNAPESGQRGDSIEIVGSDIVGAGPPIVTPKPQAATEIEDDDDDEFADYVRKAEEQRARNKDMMQMESDKAAKKDAAADILVRSNIPGTKVAIMKYQFDRPIRLIRDSWFALQERNKHPELPIVSAEEIILTWQRKKVYTYSSLLGLGIRPQGDGKIIADEYAKGGLQDGRTKVVFEAWTTEGFQRMELEEELRMKREAGELSDEESTQEEPAKETKLRIVLRAKDMEAVKLTVRLETTVETLIVGFRTQRNIPSSKDVGIWFDGDRLEEHQTMEDVDINDMDTLEVHIK from the exons ATGAGTGAAGCAGCCGCCGCTGCGCCAGCTAAGAAGAAGCTCCCGTTTAAACCAACAGCCTTGCGCAAGGCGGTCCCGCAGTCGAAGCCTGATGATTCTGTAAAGAATGGCAAGCGGAAGGAAGGcagcgacgatgaggacgatgacgGGTTGGGCTTGTTTCGCCAGTCCAGGGAGATGGAATCCATCGTGGCCGCCGAAAGAGCGCGAAagctgaggaagaagcagaagcaggcgGAAGAGCGTCGCCTCTCGGATACGGGGAGACGGCTCTTGGATTCAGACGAGGAGGGTCCTTCAGCTCTGCCAGTGGCCGCCAAGACGACTCAAGCAACCCCGGTGGACGAGTCGCTGACAATGGACGAGGACAGCGTCAG CAGGAAATTAGCTactcctccttcttcgaaACGCTCGAGAGGTGACTCGGAACAAGGTTCAAGGTCGTCCAAGCGGCAGCGATCAGCTGTAGAGCCCATGGATGACGATCCATTCAACGATTCTCCATCGCAGTCAACGCTGCCAAATTCCAATACCGCTACTCCTAGTAAACGACCCAAAAGGCAGTCTGTCATGCCGATCGAGGCTCCGATAATATCACTCGACTCTGGCTCTGACTCTGACTCTGATTTCGATGGTGGTAACGCCGGCACGAATGCGCCCGAGTCTGGGCAACGAGGGGATAGTATCGAAATCGTTGGCTCGGATATAGTTGGCGCTGGGCCACCAATCGTTACTCCCAAACCTCAAGCGGCGACGGAGattgaagacgatgacgatgacgagtttGCCGACTATGTCCGCAAGGCTGAGGAACAACGTGCTCGCAACAAAGACATGATGCAGATGGAGTCTgacaaggccgccaagaaggatgCGGCAGCTGATATTCTGGTCAGATCCAACATTCCCGGCACCAAAGTCGCCATTATGAAGTATCAGTTTGATAGACCCATTCGCCTGATACGCGATAGCTGGTTTGCGCTTCAAGAAAGGAATAAGCACCCAGAGCTACCAATCGTTTCAGCCGAAGAAATCATCTTGACATGGCAGCGAAAGAAGGTGTATACGTATTCTTCACTGCTTGGGCTGGGGATCCGACCGCAAGGTGACGGCAAAATCATTGCCGACGAATATGCCAAGGGGGGTTTGCAAGACGGACGAACAAAGGTGGTCTTTGAAGCGTGGACGACGGAAGGCTTCCAGCGGATggaacttgaagaagagctacgtatgaagagagaggcgggCGAGCTATCAGACGAGGAATCGACGCAAGAAGAGCCAGCCAAGGAGACTAAGCTGCGCATCGTGCTCAGAGCCAAGGATATGGAGGCTGTCAAATTGACTGTCCGGCTGGAAACTACCGTCGAGACTCTCATTGTTGGGTTTCGGACTCAGAGGAATATTCCGTCAAGCAAGGACGTGGGCATATGGTTTGACGGCGACCGACTTGAAGAGCACCAGACTATGGAGGATGTTGATATCAACGACATGGACACATTGGAGGTGCATATCAAATAG
- a CDS encoding uncharacterized protein (EggNog:ENOG41~antiSMASH:Cluster_2.5), translated as MPIRNPFTRRPGAVVPADDGIYADREHNYPGFERVDIVGSKASSVLSVRSARSQDTGEYKMSVVNDSGVYLPPSPSEEKSQWPRRHLSSRESSDSSGEIEHFSISRESFDSYRRSFDISARSPIAAYDIPARQSLDSARFSRMPRSAINRNSVQLPTADEGFEDVGLEDPKQPPRKRGFFSKLTETQEKDSSPAPSGVSRFLIPGRKRAQSGQGSELSPMEHTPVSTKD; from the exons ATGCCGATCCGAAACCCCTTCACCCGCCGCCCCGGCGCTGTCGTCCCGGCCGATGACGGTATCTACGCCGACAGAGAGCACAACTACCCCGGATTTGAGCGAGTCGACATCGTGGGCTCCAAGGCGTCGTCGGTCTTGAGCGTCCGCAGCGCCAGAAGTCAGGATACCGGCGAGTATAAGATGAGCG TCGTCAATGATAGCGGCGTCTATCTCCCT CCCTCACCAtcggaggagaagagccagTGGCCGCGCAGACACCTCTCGTCGCGCGAGTCATCAGATAGCTCAGGCGAGATTGAGCACTTTTCTATTTCGCGAGAGTCCTTTGACTCGTACCGGCGATCATTT GATATCTCGGCACGATCTCCCATCGCCGCATACGATATTCCTGCCCGCCAAAGCCTCGATTCGGCTCGATTCTCTCGAATGCCCAGATCGGCTATCAACCGCAACTCGGTGCAACTGCCCACCGCCGATGAAGGGTTTGAGGATGTCGGGCTCGAGGACCCGAAGCAGCCGCCTCGCAAGCGCGGATTCTTTTCCAAGTTGACAGAGACCCAGGAGAAAGACTCGTCTCCAGCACCGTCAGGAGTCTCCAGGTTCCTCATTCCTGGTCGAAAGAGGGCTCAGAGCGGTCAAGGATCCGAGCTAAGCCCCATGGAACATACGCCTGTGTCAACGAAAGATTGA
- a CDS encoding uncharacterized protein (EggNog:ENOG41~SECRETED:SignalP(1-18)) codes for MLYKTTFILLALTTCILARPPDVTFLCNEMPEICTNMCWAVRCAQPSFSQTFSLDPGGYGPGSQNESTAISASCRVNNLCGNLHGLNKTGHRDHPFSACNVYPFSISTEGSPLPPITIPSASQVSRCVPEAEQCEQRTQLELLAQRLQKQQQHGGQQGLRQLSINFGNPGGIKYCNNDPCVNDGFEVQNSSDRRRSEAPLFKYYKTRSGITIASLDDIDMPSSITRRVGSGESIPSGFRTWFEQSREVTVHMVEDAVTQRLSAQPFVG; via the coding sequence ATGTTATACAAAACCACCTTtatcctcctcgccctcaccACCTGCATCCTGGCCCGTCCCCCAGACGTCACCTTTCTCTGCAACGAAATGCCCGAAATCTGCACAAACATGTGCTGGGCCGTCCGCTGCGCCCAGCCCTCCTTCTCGCAGACCTTTTCCCTCGATCCCGGCGGCTACGGGCCTGGCTCGCAAAACGAGAGCACcgccatctcggccagctGCCGCGTCAACAACCTGTGCGGCAACCTCCACGGCCTCAACAAGACGGGCCACCGCGACCATCCGTTCAGCGCTTGCAACGTCTATCCGTTTTCTATCTCTACAGAGGGGAGCCCTCTTCCTCCTATCACGATTCCTTCTGCTTCGCAAGTCTCGAGATGTGTTCCTGAGGCAGAGCAGTGCGAGCAGCGCACTCAGCTTGAACTGCTTGCGCAGCGattgcagaagcagcagcaacacggTGGGCAGCAAGGCCTACGCCAGCTGTCTATCAACTTTGGCAATCCTGGAGGCATCAAGTACTGCAACAACGACCCTTGCGTGAATGATGGGTTCGAGGTCCAAAACAGCTCCGACAGGAGGCGATCCGAGGCGCCCCTCTTCAAGTACTACAAGACAAGGTCCGGCATAACCATAGCTTCACTCGACGACATTGACATGCCATCTTCCATTACGCGTCGTGTGGGTAGTGGCGAGTCGATTCCTTCTGGGTTTCGCACCTGGTTTGAACAGTCACGCGAGGTGACGGTGCACATGGTGGAGGATGCTGTCACGCAGCGTCTATCCGCCCAGCCATTCGTGGGATGA
- a CDS encoding uncharacterized protein (EggNog:ENOG41~antiSMASH:Cluster_2.5~SMCOG1052:Terpene synthase/cyclase metal-binding domain protein) encodes MASPPFGQAALITALKGQPLRIPSLQALFTSWPSPRLNAHYPELVAFASAAILEIAAAAPHLHVERRLRDDIALLTCLLFPTAPRRRIEALVLYMVWLVCWDDTVDTNEGDLAADFARAEEWRNRTLEVVKAALELPQGAQQRGEVDAINAVLVSFGQRYCGTHERAPDEQRQRLYDEISIFIRACATEQRLRLDGHIPSFDEYMVLREGTVAGGTLCALVPHAMPQFMPPELLAMPQFAVFRKQANVLFGLLNDVISLKKELNMDCVINAVCTLLRPETPLDEVMAQIYQKLQDAVRLFDTAARELLDQFGDNDLFYDLSEELIDGHRSVVTGTLEFMLKSPRYNISQLLREDGSLEIVL; translated from the exons ATGGCCTCCCCGCCCTTTGGCCAAGCCGCCCTCATCACCGCCCTCAAAGGCCAACCCCTCCGCATCCCCTCCCTCCAAGCCCTCTTCACCTCATGGCCGTCCCCACGCCTCAACGCCCACTACCCAGAGCTCGTCGCCTTCGCCAGCGCTGCCATCCTCGAAATCGCCGCCGCGGCGCCTCACCTGCACGTTGAGCGCCGCCTGCGCGACGACATTGCCCTCCTGACATGTCTGCTGTTCCCGACCGCGCCCCGGAGACGCATCGAGGCGCTGGTGCTGTACATGGTGTGGCTCGTCTGCTGGGACGACACGGTGGACACCAACGAGGGCGACTTGGCTGCTGATTTCGCGCGCGCCGAGGAGTGGCGCAACAGGACGCTGGAGGTTGTCAAGGCGGCCCTTGAGCTTCCCCAGGGAGCGCAGCAGCGTGGAGAGGTGGATGCCATCAACGCGGTGCTCGTCAGCTTTGGGCAGCGGTACTGTGGCACCCACGAGAGGGCTCCTGAtgagcagcgccagcggctGTACGACGAAATCTCAATCTTCATCCGCGCGTGCGCCACGGAGCAGAGGCTGCGGCTTGACGGCCACATTCCCAGCTTCGACGAGTACATGGTCCTCCGCGAGGGCACCGTGGCGGGCGGCACGCTCTGCGCATTGGTTCCGCACGCCATGCCGCAGTTTATGCCGCCGGAGCTGCTCGCCATGCCGCAGTTTGCAGTCTTTCGGAAGCAGGCCAACGTGCTGTTCGGCCTACTCAACGATGTGATTTCcttgaagaaggagctcaACATGGACTGCGTCATCAACGCCGTCTGtacgctgctgcggccggAGACGCCCCTGGATGAAGTCATGGCGCAGATTTATCAGAAGCTGCAAGATGCGGTACGGCTTTTCGACACGGCGGCGAGGGAGCTGTTGGATCAGTTCGGGGACAATGACCTTTTCTACGACCTCTCGGAGGAATTGATTGACGGGCATAGAAGTGTGGTTACTGGCACGCTCGAATTCAT GCTCAAATCCCCTCGCTACAACATCTCGCAGCTCTTGCGCGAAGATGGCTCTCTAGAAATAGTCCTCTGA
- a CDS encoding uncharacterized protein (EggNog:ENOG41), with the protein MASAEYLQASSTGFKDAKAYDTHRPSYPAEAVQSLLAHLGVAGKSKARIIDLAAGTGKFTELLAARPEEYEILAVEPTGSMRETLVEKGLRGVIAKEGTAEKMDVEDGWADGVVIAQAFHWFATEASLAEIHRVLKPGGTVGMIWNVEDCKFILYLTLMTLGLTSAQQITSQHRGQPAANGQRHSTPASLPSQTLAPPRFRHNKWPLVFERQAKLEKPLFSTPIGEEKVPWTVWLDKDAVWSRVHTLSHVYTLEGEDKATFKAKFDEEVNSENGEVNDKGEVGVHGVTLLAWSKKL; encoded by the exons atggcgtCTGCAGAATACCTACAAGCCTCGTCAACCGGCTTCAAAGACGCCAAAGCCTACGACACGCACCGGCCGTCGTACCCTGCCGAAGCTGTTCAGAGCCTCCTGGCTCATCTTGGCGTGGCGGGCAAGTCCAAGGCGAGGATCATTGACCTCGCAGCCGGCACGGGCAAGTTTAcggagctgctggcagcTCGGCCGGAGGAGTATGAGATCCTGGCGGTGGAGCCTACGGGGTCGATGAGGGAGACGCTGGTTGAGAAGGGGCTGAGAGGGGTGATAGCGAAGGAGGGGACTGCTGAGAAGATGGATGTTGAGGATGGGTGGGCGGATGGGGTTGTGATTGCTCAGGCGTTTCACTG GTTTGCGACTGAGGCTTCATTGGCGGAGATTCATCGAGTACTCAAGCCAGGAGGCACGGTGGGAATGATTTGGAACGTCGAAGATTGCAAGTTCATTTTGTATTTGACGCTGATGACATTGGGACTGACATCCGCACAACAGATAACAAGCCAGCATCgtggccagccagcagcaaatgggCAGAGGCACTCAACGCCCGCATCTTTGCCCTCCCAGACTTTGGCCCCCCCTCGATTCCGCCACAACAAATGGCCGCTGGTGTTCGAGCGCCAGGCGAAGCTCGAAAAGCCGCTGTTCTCGACGCCAATCGGCGAGGAGAAGGTCCCGTGGACAGTCTGGCTGGACAAGGATGCGGTGTGGAGCCGGGTGCACACGCTCAGCCATGTGTATACCTTGGAGGGCGAGGACAAGGCCACGTTCAAGGCCAAGTTTGATGAGGAGGTGAATAGTGAGAATGGCGAGGTGAATGACAAGGGCGAGGTGGGCGTGCATGGGGTGACGCTTTTGGCGTGGAGTAAGAAGCTGTGA
- a CDS encoding uncharacterized protein (EggNog:ENOG41~antiSMASH:Cluster_2.5~TransMembrane:1 (o14-35i)) gives MGAFFTGWELWEEMSFVLACAIVLVFAFGLVRLWWTNRKIARLELVDEERRVRLAEMRYCGINARGITDIPFGVRAIQSGIEVEGIWISRPNTPGSSHAASSPTLVGDPTGLKAKLKEKGKGKARYMSVDIAETASSSSPPQTTPTSGSSTPQRADDADVNDARQPRVQQPMDYSNTPKGSLDAQRRSIARQMAPRSSSTNRNSMASSSMGDFVAPHSRNSYASSKPILQGSTEYYSDISRTGTNEFYDAPPSAVWDHGYSSSDAESAEVAGQRPQPGPSRLQKKSQFYKPVRN, from the exons ATGGGTGCCTTCTTCACTGGGTGGGAGTTGTGGGAAGAAATGAGCTTT GTCTTGGCATGCGCCATCGTGTTAGTCTTCGCCTTTGGGCTGGTACGGCTGTGGTGGACGAACCGCAAAATTGCAAGGCTCGAATTGGTTGACGAAGAACGGCGCGTACGATTGGCCGAGATGCGGTATTGCGGTATCAACGCTCGCGGCATCACCGATATCCCCTTTGGGGTGCGCGCAATACAAAGTGGCATCGAAGTGGAAGGCATCTGGATATCAAGGCCCAACACACCTGGCTCCAGCCATGCCGCCTCTTCTCCCACCCTTGTTGGCGACCCTACCGGCCTAAAGGCAAAGTTgaaggaaaagggcaaagGAAAGGCTCGTTACATGTCGGTGGACATTGCCGAGacggcttcatcgtcgtcaccTCCGCAGACGACACCTACATCGGGCTCTTCGACACCCCAGCGagctgacgatgccgatgTGAATGATGCACGACAGCCTCGGGTCCAGCAGCCGATGGATTATTCCAATACACCCAAGGGGTCACTCGATGCTCAGCGACGAAGCATTGCTCGCCAAATGGCTCCTCGCAGCTCCTCTACCAACCGCAACAGCATGGCCTCGTCATCCATGGGCGACTTTGTGGCTCCCCATTCGAGGAACTCTTATGCTAGCTCGAAGCCAATCCTTCAGGGATCCACCGAATACTACTCTGACATCTCCAGAACCGGGACAAACGAATTCTACGATGCCCCTCCGTCTGCAGTTTGGGACCACGGATACAGCAGCTCTGATGCAGAGAGCGCAGAGGTGGCCGGCCAACGACCACAGCCAGGCCCTTCCAGGCTACAGAAGAAATCGCAGTTCTATAAGCCAGTACGCAATTAA